Genomic window (Cucumis sativus cultivar 9930 chromosome 2, Cucumber_9930_V3, whole genome shotgun sequence):
AAATAGGTCAACAATAGATAATAACTCCCCAACATATATCCAACTCAACAACTTTATTGTCCTTACTTGTTAATTAGATTCGTTTCATGGATGTgtataattacttttattttaataaagataCAATTTTAGACACATatagaatcaaaataataaaagaaaagaaaagaaaagaacttaaaaatagagaaatcCATAAGTATAgtgatatatattgttattgaaAGAAACAATTCATCACTAGCTTCAACAACAATTTATGTCTAGGGAAATTGCAcctctctatatataaaataaaaaattacatcaGTTTTCATGATGGCTTAGCTACCTTCCCCAAACCCCTCCCCCACTATGCAACAAAGGAACCccttcaattaaattatattatatgtgtgGCCTTATCTTTCTTAAAAACTTAGCACCAAACaccaatttaaatatattttattcatatatacttttaaaattttcctctcttttctttctaaattccccttcatctttttcacctttaatttaattgttatctCTTTCCCATGTCccacacctttttttttttttttcttatgttctACAAGAAAAAGTTGTCTCCTTTGAcatgaaattttcaataattatgtAATTCCATCTATGACACTTATTTATCTCATGTTAAGATTTTCCCTTTACTTGTCAACAGGGTCAGAAATCACTACCTTTTTCACTCAAAAATCAATCACGTTAGCTTGATGTTAAGAAGATTATTGGTGATAACTATACAAAAAGATAGTTTTTGTCCAGTAATTTATTTGGTTAACACACAAGTTTAATTAGTCTCTtaacttttatgttttatatataatcttaTTTTAGTCTTCAACATGTCAAGTGCTTACAATAGattctttaacttttaattttgtaccAAATACGTCAATGAATTTTTATACCTAAtatgctttaaaaaaaattggaaataaatttaattaaagtttatgtctaatcaaatgaaaacttaaatttttaattttgaaaattttacccTAAGCAGTAAAGTTTAGCTTTGTAAATtaacattcttttttaaataaacatatcaaATAGATTTCATCCGTAATTAAGTGCACTCtgctattaaaaaaaaaaccataaaagaaacccaattgtaaattaacattttcatagtttcatccatattttaataatatattatagaaaattttgtttgaattgtatatataaaagtacaAAACAGAACATTGGGAGTTCCACCCCATttgctacttttttttttttcttgttgatttaatattatataattaactcTTAGAATTGCTTTGGCTAATGTGGTGATAATGGGAGGTGGGGTATAAAGCTAAAATGGCAACAAACAAGTATATGCCTTACAAGAAAACATGATGATCAAATGTTtacatcttaattaataataaactcaCACACACATAGCTATAGATATAGATAGCAGTAAATAAATGAGGTTATAAAGtaactaataatatattaaagttaTAGAAAACTTAGttacaattattaaaataatgtctaaaatatataattaaatagaaaaacataaaaaggtttaatcaaattctaatgagttttttttgtacCAAATATCTTGAGATTGTTTATGATTGataattatgtttaaaatagtagttcttccatttttttaaagtgaaaaaattGCCATGTAGAGCatgtaattttcttaaaaaaaaatatgtgggTTATATAAAATACACACATATAAGTTATTTAATATTGCTTTCTTAAGATCctaattattgataaaaattttcttagaaaaaaatattttatcacgAGAAGTTGTgagaaacatataaattaattggACAACAAAAGTTCTTTGTGGGTTTAAAGCATACAGAAATAATTAGAATAATCagaacaaatttgatttagaagATGAAGCTACAGCTGAAACCATCAAtcgaataattaaaaatgaacaaaGCAACAAATGAAAGTAATTCACTTCTTgatatcaaaaagaaaaacaaaccctAATTTCCCTTGGATTCAACaacaaactaattaacttGAACGAAGATCATACATACTCAAAGTAAACCTAAACCTTATTTGTTAACAATCATGAGTAGCAAATTAAGAACTAGAGAACCCATTCATAAAgatgtttaatttatgtttttgaaatgaaatttgtttaattaattagtattattttctttatataatttcttttgagaGGTAgaggttttaaaaattttcattcaaagttaaaattatatctaaaaactagaaatattataataaataataaaaaaatatattagtaaaACTAAGCTGAtccatttttcaaagaaacaaaatcatttcatcaaATGGGCCATAGTTCTTACCAATTTGATGCATATTTTATAGAGAAGTTTATGGaggtttgattttcttttttctttatccaaTTGTTTTTCCCAAATCATCAAGacacagaaaataaaaattaaattagaagaaaaagagaggaattaattgaatataaagttaattaacTCTCCTTCTTGTATTTGCATAGAACAATTAAtttaagggtttttttttttcacactgaATATTTATAATCAACACTAAGACATGAAATATATAGAGACTCATCtctttcatcttttatatCTTTAACTTCCTAAACCATGGCTGCAATAACAAAACAGCCACCAAtcttaaaacattttctaacctttgtttttttttcccatcaGAAGCTTTAAAATGACGGCCGGCCGCCGTGAGCCCAAGAATAGGCCTCTTGGTTCAACTGCCCTCCGCCACCATTCGGTAGTAAATTTGGTGGTAAATTGTACAGTGGAGTCATAGCTGATGGGTCCCCGACTCCGCCTCCGATGCCTTGTGGTGAACCGTCGCCTGCGCCGCCACCGCCTGCCGATGTGTGCCCTTGTGCTCCTACTCCGCcgccttcttcttcctcttctaaGGGTAATCTTTCGTATGTTGCGTTGGAAAATGTTGCAGCAATCACCATCACTGGGCCAGCAGCGGTGAGTGGCCCGACGACGCTGCCACCCACCACTTGCCCTTGTCCACCAGCCAAGTAGATCGTTAGTCCGGTTGAGCCAGGTGGGGCTGGTCCAGGGAGGAAAGTTCCAGTTAAAGAAAGTATCTCGAATCGTCCCTGGAGGGCTAAGACTGCACCAGGCGCAGACGGTTGTCGGAGTGTGACATTTGTAACCGTACCGCTACCACTAAGTACAGAAACACCtgttaatgaaaatatttttctctgaAGTCAATCATACATGCCAGTTATGGATCACGAATTCATGTGAACTAAATTAACCTAATTTCAAAGTACAAACTCTGTGACTCATGGATatatagataattaaaatcaataattaaattcaccGCAACCTATTaattagcttaagctttttCACCTCTCTGTCGCCGTCGAGCGAATTGAGCAACGCTCTCGGCAATATCAGCTCCATTAGAAATCTCCATGACATGGCTTTTTAGGGCATTAGGGCTATCTCTAGTAACAAAGATAGGTGGCTTAGGCTTATTCTTGGATCCCGGCGGTCGGCCACGGGGACGACGCGTTGGAACCTCAACTGCTCCTTCTTTAGGTTCATCCCCACCGTTATCCCTATCGTCATCGTCATCACCACCACTGTGAACAGGACCACCGTTGTCGTTCATGGAGATTCCCAGATCTGGTTTTCTCATAGCAGAGGAGCTTGTTGAAGTATGATCAACTCCGGGAAGACCCATCTGGCCGGAGGTCCACCACCGGTTTGCCATCATCAAAAAATTcagatcttttttttttttttcagatcttgaaaattttcagagttttaaaagttagaattcttttataaaaaaaaataatttatctgCTGAAGAAGAATTAAGATGGTATTGTGGGGTTGAAagggggaagaagaagaagaaataataattaaaaaaaaggaaaaaaatagagagaagaaaggaTTAAATTAATAAGTAGAGAGTATTGGGAGGTGTAAATTAAATGGAAGGATTAAGGAAAGGGGAGGTTGAAGTGATGATGAAGGGGAAGGAGAGGGAAAGAAAAGGCAAAGAGATGCCTAGAGAGTTGAGATAGACAAGAAAGTATgtgaggagagagaaagagagaaatggggtttttttagaaatgttgAGGGTAATGTGAGTGTTCTGTgttcttattttaatatatatatacagccacatatatatatgtgtatgtttTTGGTCTCTTATACAGTTGAATATGGGCTTCAGCTAGGTTAATGACTTAAACAATAtttgaggggaaaaaaaaagacatttcCCCAAAAGTTTtcccaaattttttaaatcaagaGTTTTGATCTACCATTTGGGTGAAATTACCAAAATGAAACCTCACATGTAGCTTAAGCTTGGATTTCTTGCTCGATCTCTCTCTCGTTTCGCTTGTTGATCTctctttcctctctctcaCTCAGAATCCAATCTCTTTCTCTCACTCTATAACACAAAATTATCGAGATCAAAACTTGTGTGTGCATGACAGAGAGAtaaaaaacacacaaagaagaagaaattctGCAACATAAAcccacaaaaaagaaaagaaaaagagaaaatgaaaacgaagaagaaagaaaaataaatttaggtaAGGTGGTCTAGACATGtactatcattttctttctaattaaatattcattttcacatATTTCAAGTCTACATGTGAGGAGCGCGTTAGATCCATCTTAATTGAACGGTTAAATTGAATGAtgactttaaaaaataccGTCGATCATACTGAAACGATGTGATTGAATAATTtgtgaatttaaattaaatgggAAGTGGTTGGAAGTAGCATGGGTGTGTGACAAAGTCATTGCTACCTGCTTTCCTCTCTAACtctatttgaataaaaaaatgaagaaaagattgtgaagaggaagaagaagatgaagaagggGGGAAGTGGGGATGGTGATTAAGAATTCTAGGGTTTTATTTGTGAGTGGGGTGGCATGCGCTTATGATGGTGGGATGCACGTCCTTGTCTACACCGACCCCACATCAAAACATACACATATACACAATACACAACAAAACATTAccctaaaaaattatattcaaaacatctaactttttaatacaaacctttcttttcctaattGAACCCTGtccataaataaatcaatataacATTGTTATTacccaatttctttttccatatgTTTCAACTATATATGAAACTTTCCCCTTTTTTCCCCCTCTCTATGCCCAATGTAAATACACACAATTCCATGGTTTGGGTTAACGtgaaatatatcaattattgtgttatgattgatatatctatgtttattattattcattaatctatatcctttttcttaattaatatatttgcaaTGAATTTTAATGGATAAAATTTAGTTGGGTGTGGAATAATCTATCAAaagtttgattcttttattttgaatttcttttttttttttgtattcaatCATCTATTTAATCtgagattttttaatttagagttggaatatgaaaatacaagttcaattatttgtaACTACTAATACAGTAACGTtttgaatttacaaataaaaataaaaagagaaggaaatgaaaaaaaaagaagagcaaaatccattaaaataaatcctttcgaattgatatatatttaatgtttattagCGAATGTTTgttatatcaaatatcaatGATACATACATCATCTTTATCGTATAATGATACACACTAATAAGATATAACGTTATTATATGAACGttacaaaaaccaaattacGTAACAATATCATTATATTTGCATAATTAAAACCCATGCTAGTAcataatttgtaaatacacaaataacatattttgtcaaaatgaCAATGAtgtcaaaattgataaattttcaaGGATAAAAGTATGATTAatgtaaaaagagaaaaacgaAACTGGTTATTGGGAAGGATTAAATTATGATCAAACAAGAGACTTAAATAAATCTACATAGGAGCGAGAGTAACACTTTTACTATAATGATGAGGTAAAATTTATGAGATGCATgtcaagtaaaaaataaataaagtctAATAAATCATGGCTCAATATAATAAGAtagaattaattattatatggtGGGTTCCTAATACTGACAAGCCAcctttgaataaataaattatggcATGTCAAGACAATGAATCATAACATGATTAAACAATCCATATAGCAACCTTAcaatctttctttaatttaaatttaaatggtgtagaattaaaattagatgGATTGTTTTGTAGAATTGgacatttttcataaaacttggtgaaaattaatgaaagtttttataattagttgaTGAAACTCTGATATTATGATTTGGTTTTTCTACgaaggtaaatattttttgacaATCACTTAAAAGAATACTTTATTGATTGATCTCAtagatataaaatcaaattttctgTATAAATAAAGCCTTTAAATTACTTTCAATCTTGtacaaatatatgtatgtgaaTTTAGTATAATATTGAATAGgttaaaagatataatataattacaaattctaattagatatatatcaTTGTAAAGGTTCAAAGTattaaaaccaaaactttaaatcttaacctttattttaattcacatACCAATACATCTTCAAAGGCTCTAAATTAGTCaactatttgacatttttacatttaattaagatttaagtttatttatttactattaattattaagatatttaattatcattttgggATACTAAAATTTGAAGCCAACATATATCAATTGTGCAGTAATCATATATCATACTGTTTTTAGAATTAGTTGCGTTATACTGCATATATAATTGACCCCTTTTGTTGGAGCTTAGAAAGGATTTTTCATAATGGATTAGGAAAACGTCTCATTTTTATAACTCATCAAGTTGATAATCTAATCATTAAACTATCTTCACATAGTCTTTCCAATAAACCAATAACGTTTCTTATCCAAGAATTATGATATCTCTACTCaccattttaaattacatatattctttttatatcactcaattacatgcattttgaCTAATCTCACGACACAACTTGTTTGACTATACGACATTTAGATTGTACATATACTTGTTTAAATTAGTTGTTGGTTTATTTAAAGAGGAAGAAATATCATTGgttcttttatttctaaaaacataaaaaaaaaagtctaaaaaataatgttttacgaagaaaaaaatatttttggtataTATCTCTATAAATGGAATAATGATATTGTCCACTTTGAGACTTTGGTTTTGTTATGATATTGCCTAGTTTggaaataattcaaaaaagaCTTGAACCTTTAGAGATATTGATGTCACTACTTATATATTCGTaatatttcttcttaattatCTAGCTAGCGCAATGTGAAACTTTTGATCGTATTTTCAACAATTCTCCTGATGAATTAACAAAGTAGTCCTTTCATAAACTACTCCTTAAATAGTCATGTCAACTCATTGaggatatttatttttgtaatggTAACTATATCAACTCCTCGTGATCGGGAcattgtatatatgtttaatgcTCAACAATGGATATTCACATATTGTGGTTGTGTCATCGAAggttcattaaaaaaaaatttatccaCTAATATGCTTTGGAGAAAACAATGCATGGATTCACTATCGATTAACTATGGTTAGAGTATAACTCTAATACCACTTGTTGAGGACCAACAAGACTCCAAACATCTTTACGAAGATATGATATTATCTATTTTGATATGAACATAACTTTCACGACTTTGATTTTAATCCCAAAAGCTTTAGATTAACATTTTTGAAGATAGGTGCTCATGTTTTGATACTCATGATAATCTGCTTATTAAGCTAATGTAGTACTTTAGTTGCATTTTCAACCattatgaataattataaatttaatatattttcttgtaatttaaacttaatatatatgtgtgtatatatatggcGTATGTATATTCGTATTTACACATAACGAGAGTTCTTGGTATGTTTGCTGCCATTTTTTACCTATACTTTGTCACCAAAATAAcaacattgttattttatgGCAATAACAAAGTTCACtaaaaatcatgaaatttcaaaattacaaattactGTTAATTGTTAAATCTACATAATatgttaaacataaaattttatcttatgttttgaaatcaaatctCTTGAAAATTTCACTATTTTGGATGtatcttcttttcaaattcttaaatttagaTTGTTCATGTCACACATATTATTAGACCAAAAGTAGGGTACTTTTCCGTAATGAAATAATGCTTCCCCTTATAATATTCTAAGTACTATTACTATAAAAGAcgaagtatatatatacataatatatgttattatatataagggtgaataatattaaaagaattgtTAGGGTGATCTCCACTAATTAAATTCTTACATATAGCCACTCAAAACCACATCTAAGATtctaaataatatcaatatatcaTGAGACCAATAACTAGCTTTGTTGGGATTAAAAAGGTGATGAAAgcttaaaattataatattattttggagatatatatacataattgaTTAACTTATATTCATTCagcctaattaattaatatttcaccACTAAGTCTAACCAAGTTTTAGGCTTATTATAGCCTTGGTgaataagattaaaatatcttttaaatgtcaactttaaatatattttagttttataaaactaGCCTTTAACAAagtccttttatttttcactatcattttatttttatatttttatatgtaaGAAAGTGACCTTTCTTTgctaactttttcttttttttaaaaaaaaaaaattaagcataaacaataaattaaaacatactaTTTTTATGGTAGACCCacttaataactatttttattagtattttaaattaaacatatttcttttcaattttcttagaTAGGagaattgaatttttagttgaatctaaaaaaatatagacagatttttaaattttgttttaaaaatttcctttggttttttaaaaatattgataaaagttagataacaaaacaaaaaaaaattaaaataaaagagatataatcataggtttaattttaaaaaactcatcATATAgtgataaaagtttaaaaaacttatcaccatatatttacaaaatgaaggtttagttttctaatttttttttatttttgaaataagtatttgttttttaaaaaagttttttacccattattttcataaatacttaaaaaaaattgtcaagaaaagtaatttttagTAGTGTCTttataatatgtttaattttataaaataaaacaaaaagaaattaaaaggtaATGAGAGTACTCATTCTAAAAAGATGGAATTGACACTATTTGATTTCTAATATTTGGAAGATACATTTTAATCTTGAAGTATGGAAAATTAATTGTCCTAAATAATTATTGAGATTATTGTGTTTAGCTCTTAACTAATTAGTTGGCTAGTAGAAAAATGATGATGTTGGAAGTAACATAATGATTTATATACAACTATTTTGATGacttaattcatttattataatgtttttaatttatttggttaaCCTAAGTTTTTTTCCActcatttttctctcactACTATATAAGTGTTATAATTACTACTACATATTAGTGTTGTAATTACTAGATCTCTTTTTTTAGTACAGTAATTATATGACAGAGAATTGAACTTTCAACCTTGTAGAGATGAAAGTCATGTTACTGTTCTTTGAAAAGAGTGAAGATTGTCAAATCATCGGTCACAGTATATGATCATTTATCGATTTTGGTTGGACCCAAATCATTCCTAGACTTCACCCATAACATAATGGAAATGTCGTTTTTCCTCGTATCAACGTCAAACTtgtgaaaatgtgaaaatatcgaaatgttaattaaagtttaatatcACATCAACAATAAGTACTAACTTAAACATCAAAACTATGAGAGGTTTCatcacttaatttttctttttcctttgttcTTGAAATCCATAGTTAAAGAAACTGACCAAGatctaaagtaaaaaaaatgatacaaggcataattataatttaaatgaaaaattgtaaaaatcaACCCTAAACTATCATTACTAGTAGCAATTACACTCTCAAActtttaatagtaataattgaGCCCATGATTAAGCTTCTAGAAATGTTAAAATTGGGTTCTTAAGCCTATAACAATCGTAAAAAACAAACtcacaaatgataaaaattaaattctcaaaCTTATAGGGTATACAATTGTGTAAGTTTAAtggttcaattttaaaatttgaatcaatataacttaatttctaattttaaaagtttaagaatataatttgattatttgacaagtgtcattaaataatttactactttattaaatatttattgtgtGAACGTGACACAAATTCTTATAGCCGCTTAGGTGATCAACAATAAACGGAGGTATTATGAAAGTAGtcgaaattttcttattttaggGTTGATTTTTGCCCTCAGCTCTAATGGgcaaatatcaaacaaaaatttattagaaagaCTACGATAAGCGACAAACTAAGAATAAGATATGTTAAAGCGTGTCAGACCGTCTTTATTTGTTCTGATATTTTATAACgtatgaaatatatttatattttagatatgtttgtacttttttgtTTCACGTTTTGATGAATGGATGGTTTTGTCACGTTTGCAAAAGTAAAAAGTTTGAGGTATGAatgaaatttgtaaaatttatttgaccACATCTATGAAAGGCAAAACCTTTATTAATATGGacatattttcatattcttttaaaaaagaaaaagaaaacacgtTTTGCAATTTCCCGTTTGTTTAgctaatttatatttttggccaaatattttcttctactGTTAACCATGGATTACGCCAAAAATTCTCCCACTTCGCCTTCTGTTTCTGCAAGCAATCGGCTATCAGGTACGAAGATCATCGCTCTCGTAATCGCTATctataaatttctctctcactcaAACAACCCAGAtcgttttttctctctttcctctTTTCATTGCACTTTTTTCAGAGGGTTTTTGGTTTGTTGTTGAAGAATACAGATGGGTTTTGATAGGTTTTGTTCATCTTTGCTTTCTGTCATTTcttgttgttttaattttaagtttatgcgaacaaatagagaaaaagagacTGATGGGAAGGATTTGGGTTggtttttttatgtttaatttttgtcaGATTGTCGATTTTTTTGCTCTTGAATTTCTGGGTGGAATGTTACTTTCAGATTGTTGTGTTCTGGGTCTTTGATGatatattcatttatatttttgcaCGATTTATCGGTGATTGATGTTGCATGTTCAATCTGTTTTGAGCTGAACATTATTATGTCATTTATAATGTAGGATGACTAGTTTCAAATTCTGGTGTTGATTGAAATCTTGGTTGGATTTCTTCGTTTTGGATTTCATCTGACGTATTCAACTGTCTAATCTGCttgaaaagtttgattaaGGATGcttttaacaattaattagttCAATTTGGGGATTTAGAGAtaaggttttaaattttaatagtaattaaGTTTTCAATTTGGAGATTGAACCTTGAATGTTGGATCCTTCACTTTGATAGCCATTTATCATGACTGGGTGAAGTTTATGCTTACCCTTTAATCCTACACTTCTAAGAAGCACGCACACTTTAGTTTTGCCTAGTGTGTTCGTGTTTGACACGTGTCGGGCACTTGGGACACTACAACACTTGGTGGATACCTATCAGACACTCGTTAGTGGAACAAATGTGTTAGACAGACATAGAACACTAGTTGAGTAGACTAAAAAGacacatatataacaataatgataatttttaaaaatgaatattttaataaacgtATCCTTTAATAAACGAATATTTTAGTAAACGTATCCTTGTCGTGTcatgttttagatttttaaaaatgtcatgTCGCTGTGTTCACGTTGTGTCATATCCGTGTCCATGCTTCTTAGCTTCTCTTTGATTAGAGTAAGAAATGTTAAGTTGATTAACTCTTAAAATGAGGTAGTagtattttagaaataaagaTAGGAAAGAACGAAGTGAACTTTCATAAGCTACTCTGACTCCTATTAGGAAGCAGGATGCTTGCTCAAGTGGAAACTAAATCTACCCAAGGGATCAAATTTGTAGTTTGTCCTTTTATGTTTGCTACTGAAGATCCTTTGGTCTAGTCTAATCATTAGGCTTGATAAGTATCATCCTTTACATTTGTCGATAACAATTTAGCTTTTCTATTGGGTTATAATGATTGCTCTGGTTAGGGTCTGCTGTCTTTGGTTTTCAGGGGTGTGTGCTATTTTTGTAGATTTTGTGGGGGAAGCAGAATATTAGGGTTTTTAGAGCCAAGAGGGACTTTATTGAGATTTCGTCTCCATTcgttttcatgtttctttgtggACTTCGgtttcaaatgtttttgtaattattctataggtgttattttgcatatttggATTTATCCTTTTCTATAGAGGTTGCTCCTTCCTTTTGTGGGCTAGTTTTTTGCATGCTTTTATATTCtcccatttttttctcaa
Coding sequences:
- the LOC101220902 gene encoding AT-hook motif nuclear-localized protein 19 produces the protein MMANRWWTSGQMGLPGVDHTSTSSSAMRKPDLGISMNDNGGPVHSGGDDDDDRDNGGDEPKEGAVEVPTRRPRGRPPGSKNKPKPPIFVTRDSPNALKSHVMEISNGADIAESVAQFARRRQRGVSVLSGSGTVTNVTLRQPSAPGAVLALQGRFEILSLTGTFLPGPAPPGSTGLTIYLAGGQGQVVGGSVVGPLTAAGPVMVIAATFSNATYERLPLEEEEEGGGVGAQGHTSAGGGGAGDGSPQGIGGGVGDPSAMTPLYNLPPNLLPNGGGGQLNQEAYSWAHGGRPSF